One window of the Lachancea thermotolerans CBS 6340 chromosome A complete sequence genome contains the following:
- the SMC1 gene encoding cohesin subunit SMC1 (similar to uniprot|P32908 Saccharomyces cerevisiae YFL008W SMC1 Subunit of the multiprotein cohesin complex essential protein involved in chromosome segregation and in double-strand DNA break repair SMC chromosomal ATPase family member binds DNA with a preference for DNA with secondary structure) — protein MGRLLGIELYNFKSYKGKVSIGFGESNFTSVIGPNGSGKSNLMDAISFVLGMKSIHLRSHTLADLIYRGTLQDGDADSGYSETHDNENNPSSAYVKAFYSPSGQENDVAELTRTITLSQESTYKLNGETVSHKKYCDFLESENILIKARNFLVFQGDVEQVASQKPRELTTLFEQVSGSIQYKQEYDRLREELEKARSATSELIQSRKRANIGLKSFKEGVNKDEEYRKHLEERNKLQQQLIVWQLFHLQAKRDSLTESLKSSQRELQSLDSELNSEEQIVAKKKLSYAKKQTLAAKQRTRLSDKTKKVDHLTSSLLPIKSSKESIDKRLSAAVTKIESLQRDIDRQESLVKQYEHQLKVVNKAKTNFQAEIDESAKSSGDFKLNEANLKRYEDLKETFLSSGGSELEDKLLLEKNESQEISDEIELYSRQLDASRLKVNEELGAEKEALENEVSELTKELSGKTSQVSAAVKKLKELQSRAEYNNNREYEVSFKLKETLTKLDDMNATQRETAKERKLRENVSILRRLFPGVRGLVHELCRPKKEKYTVAVSTILGKSFDAVIVDHFSVAQQCVSFLKKQRSGILSFIPLDTIDVNKVSMMALDTKGCTLAIDAIDYERDLERAMQYVCSDSIICDSLAIAKDLKWRRNVRAKLVSLDGSIVHKAGLMTGGTTKSSGNRWDKEEYQGLMSLKDTLLGEISELSSANTIDSERIRSTENELSFLNSDVMSLRTQLNQVKRSLNEKETEIQYQQELIKGEFEPKIQSLKEAMTAHAKTTARFEEEKDRLLDSVYADFEGDIGFKVSQYEKHSGEMMRRQLEDLRKLQMQIAGIEKKLEFETERLQSTQERQQRVQVDIEKAKIKLEALNSDEQRITDEIQGVELTINEEQTRLDNLQNEINKDLVELNSSEETIQEATEHLQSAKRMHEALAEDIDKNSLEKANVLKNCKMLNIKLPDGSSSLERVPLDGVSDATIEAANAVFVNFTRLNRRLKQSGEAETGNELQRSIDELNELLTVLQPNSKAAGRYEEAKVKYESIFKETEKCKTKEKKVNEQFAKIRRLRKDAFESAFDHVSNAIDDVYRELTRDPHSTAELAGGNASLTLEDEDEPYLAGIRYHATPPTKRFKDMEFLSGGEKTIAALALLFAINSFQPSPFFVLDEVDAALDILNVERIATYIRQRALSNLQFIVISLKNTMFEKSQALVGVFRQQRDNTSRALTLNLENYED, from the coding sequence ATGGGCCGGTTACTGGGCATCGAGCTATATAATTTCAAGTCATACAAGGGGAAGGTCAGTATCGGGTTTGGAGAGTCTAATTTTACTAGTGTTATTGGCCCCAATGGATCGGGGAAATCAAACTTGATGGACGCCATATCTTTTGTGTTAGGGATGAAAAGCATTCATTTGCGCTCACATACACTGGCTGATCTTATATACAGAGGAACTTTACAGGACGGTGATGCCGACAGCGGATATTCTGAGACGCATGACAATGAGAATAACCCATCATCGGCATATGTGAAAGCTTTCTACAGCCCAAGTGGACAGGAAAATGATGTTGCGGAGCTAACAAGGACTATCACGTTATCACAAGAAAGCACGTACAAATTAAATGGCGAGACGGTGAGCCATAAAAAATACTGCGATTTTCTGGAGAGTGAGAACATCCTTATCAAGGCACGCAACTTCTTAGTTTTTCAAGGAGATGTTGAGCAAGTTGCTTCACAGAAACCTCGTGAGCTCACaactctttttgagcaagtCTCTGGATCGATTCAATATAAACAAGAGTATGATCGACTAAGAGAAGAATTGGAAAAGGCAAGATCTGCCACTTCTGAGCTGATTCAATCAAGAAAGCGCGCAAACATTGGTCTCAaaagtttcaaagaagGAGTTAACAAAGACGAGGAGTATCGCAAACATCTCGAGGAACGCAATAAGCTCCAACAACAGCTTATTGTTTGGCAGCTCTTTCATTTACAAGCCAAAAGAGATAGTTTAACAGAGAGCTTAAAATCTTCACAAAGAGAGCTCCAAAGCTTAGACTCCGAGCTTAATAGCGAGGAACAAATAGTGGctaaaaaaaagctatCTTACGCGAAGAAACAGACGCTCGCTGCTAAGCAAAGAACGAGGCTATCAGATAAAACCAAGAAAGTTGATCATCTTACTTCTTCTCTGCTACCCATaaagagttcaaaagagagcatTGATAAAAGACTATCGGCTGCTGTGACAAAAATAGAATCCTTACAAAGGGACATTGACCGGCAGGAGTCATTGGTAAAACAATACGAGCATCAATTGAAGGTTGTGAACAAGGCAAAGAcaaactttcaagctgAAATTGACGAATCTGCTAAATCTAGTGGGGACTTCAAACTCAATGAGGCTAATCTCAAAAGATATGAGGATTTAAAAGAAACATTTCTGAGTTCAGGTGGTTCAGAATTAGAAGACAAACTTCTTTTAGAGAAAAATGAGTCGCAAGAGATTTCTGATGAAATTGAACTGTACTCTAGGCAATTAGATGCCTCAAGGTTGAAAGTGAACGAGGAGCTTGGCGCTGAGAAAGAGGCTTTAGAGAATGAAGTTTCCGAGCTTACCAAAGAACTGAGTGGGAAAACATCTCAGGTATCAGCTGCCGTTAAAAAGTTAAAAGAGCTCCAGTCAAGAGCAGaatacaacaacaacagagaGTATGAGGTCAGTTTCAAACTGAAGGAAACTCTCACTAAGCTAGACGACATGAACGCTACTCAAAGGGAGActgcaaaagaaagaaaacttaGGGAAAACGTATCTATCCTAAGAAGGCTTTTTCCTGGAGTGCGTGGCTTGGTCCACGAGTTATGTCGTCcgaaaaaagagaaataTACCGTTGCTGTATCAACAATTCTTGGAAAGAGTTTCGACGCTGTTATTGTGGATCATTTCTCTGTTGCCCAACAATGCGTTTCATTCCTCAAAAAGCAACGCTCTGGTATCTTATCATTCATTCCGCTGGATACTATTGATGTGAATAAAGTTTCCATGATGGCCCTCGATACAAAAGGGTGTACACTTGCTATTGATGCGATCGATTACGAGCGTGACTTGGAGAGGGCAATGCAATATGTTTGCTCGGACTCCATCATTTGCGATTCGTTGGCTATAGCAAAGGATCTCAAGTGGAGACGTAATGTCAGAGCAAAACTTGTGAGTCTGGATGGATCAATCGTGCACAAGGCTGGCCTCATGACTGGAGGAACAACTAAAAGCTCCGGAAATAGGTGGGATAAAGAGGAATACCAGGGCttaatgtctttgaaagataCCCTGCTAGGTGAAATATCAGAATTATCTTCTGCAAACACAATAGATTCTGAGAGAATAAGGAGTACTGAAAACGAACTCTCCTTTTTAAATTCGGATGTCATGAGCTTGAGAACTCAGCTTAACCAAGTAAAAAGATCGCTAAACGAAAAGGAAACTGAGATTCAGTACCAGCAAGAGCTAATAAAAGGTGAGTTTGAGCCCAAAATTCAATCATTAAAAGAGGCGATGACTGCGCACGCCAAAACGACAGCTAGgtttgaggaagaaaaagatcGCTTATTAGACTCTGTCTATGCTGACTTCGAAGGAGACATCGGGTTCAAGGTTTCGCAATATGAGAAGCACTCAGGAGAAATGATGAGGAGGCAGTTAGAAGACTTGAGGAAGCTGCAAATGCAGATTGCAGGCatagaaaaaaagcttgagtTTGAAACCGAGCGCCTGCAATCCACGCAAGAGCGTCAACAAAGAGTACAGGTTGACATTGAAAAAGCGAAAATCAAGCTGGAAGCCTTGAACTCTGACGAGCAAAGAATAACGGATGAAATACAGGGTGTGGAGCTCACCATCAATGAGGAACAGACACGTTTGGATAACCTACAGAACGAAATTAATAAGGATTTAGTAGAGCTCAActcttcagaagaaacaatTCAGGAAGCTACCGAACACTTGCAGTCCGCCAAGCGCATGCATGAGGCTCTTGCTGAAGATATTGACAAAAATTCTTTAGAAAAAGCCAATGTCCTCAAGAACTGCAAAATGCTCAATATTAAGTTACCTGATGGATCATCCTCGCTTGAAAGAGTACCTCTTGATGGGGTGAGTGACGCAACAATTGAAGCAGCTAATGCAGTCTTTGTGAATTTCACGAGGTTGAATAGAAGGCTCAAGCAGAGCGGCGAAGCTGAAACTGGGAATGAACTCCAAAGGTCTATAGATGAGTTGAATGAGCTCCTCACAGTCCTGCAACCTAATTCAAAAGCGGCTGGGCGGTACGAGGAGGCCAAGGTCAAGTACgaaagcattttcaaggaaaCAGAGAAATGCAAGacgaaagaaaagaaagtcAATGAGCAGTTTGCTAAAATTCGGAGGTTAAGGAAAGATGCGTTTGAAAGCGCTTTTGATCATGTTAGCAATGCTATCGATGATGTATACAGAGAGCTTACTAGGGACCCGCATTCCACCGCTGAGCTGGCAGGTGGGAATGCTTCTCTTACTTTggaggatgaagacgagCCGTATCTTGCTGGGATAAGGTATCATGCTACACCGCCTACCAAGCGCTTCAAAGACATGGAATTTCTTTCGGGTGGTGAGAAAACTATTGCTgctcttgcgcttctttttgcaatTAACTCTTTCCAACCAAGtcctttctttgttcttgatgaagttgacgCTGCATTAGATATTTTGAATGTGGAGAGGATAGCAACCTATATTCGACAAAGGGCGCTTTCGAACTTGCAATTTATTGTTATCTCATTAAAAAACACAATGTTTGAAAAGTCACAGGCCCTAGTTGGAGTCTTTAGGCAGCAACGGGACAACACATCCAGAGCGCTGACACTGAATCTCGAAAATTATGAGGACTGA
- a CDS encoding KLTH0A02728p (conserved hypothetical protein) has translation MENDGSSSGLLRNRNVARSGKTSEERVFGPRFKSKLLKVQNQPVSTLGVFISACSIALSAVAMFLLGVNIVIQYRTIVPEDRAGMTRKASYIVLSAGAIYLLNKFNLWFFRKVVSYFSSGPYDRLPAQESFEMEQRA, from the coding sequence ATGGAAAACgatggctcttcttctgggcTCCTGAGAAACAGGAATGTGGCTCGCTCGGGCAAAActtctgaagaaagagtcTTCGGCCCCAGGTTCAAGtccaagctgctgaaggtCCAAAACCAGCCTGTCTCGACATTGGGTGTCTTCATTAGTGCATGCTCAATTGCATTATCGGCTGTTGCCATGTTTCTTCTAGGCGTGAACATCGTCATTCAGTATCGTACAATCGTGCCAGAGGACAGGGCGGGAATGACACGGAAAGCTAGCTATATCGTACTTAGCGCTGGTGCTATTTACCTCCTGAACAAGTTCAATTTATGGTTCTTTCGGAAAGTTGTATCTTACTTTTCGAGTGGTCCATATGATAGGTTGCCGGCGcaagaaagctttgaaatGGAGCAGCGCGCCTAG